The sequence below is a genomic window from Lolium perenne isolate Kyuss_39 chromosome 7, Kyuss_2.0, whole genome shotgun sequence.
GACAGGCCTGCCGACATGTGCTCGACAGCGTACCGGGGCATAATCTGCGGCGGCTGCGGCATCTCCGATACGAGGATGCCTAGCCTCGTCACCTCCTCCTCGTTAGTTCCTTCAGCAGCTCGATTTTCCTGCCCTCCTGCTATGCCATCTGGATTTCATGGAAGACGCTGGCAACGAAGTCCTCGGAGTCGTCCCGCGTTTCGTGGGGCGCCAGAGGCGATGGAGGTGGCAGTGTACGTGGCAATTGTCGCCGCGTACATGGAGGCGGGCCCAAGTTGTAGTCCTTATCGCCGAGGAATCCCGCCTTCCGCGCTTGTCGAGCACTATGTGCCGACGGTAGTAGGTGTCCCAAATGAGGGAGTCGACGGCGATGTAGGAGTCAACGCGGAGGTCCGATAGGAGAATGGCACGCCTGCGGCGGATCTCTTCACACCGCTCCGGGGAAGAATGGGGAACTGGGGGTGGGCACCCGCGCCGTGTAGAGACGCCACCCCCCAGGCAGGTGCACGTCGGTCTAGCCCTCGCACGATTGTCAGTTGTCGTAGAGCACCCAAGCGATGGGGGTAAGAAGGGGGGCCTTGATCCGTGGTTTGCCCTCATTCGCTGCCTGCGATGAGGACGCCTCCTCGTCGTTTCTCTTCTTCCCCCTGGTGTTGCGGCGACACGCTGTGGCTGTCGGCGTGGTGGGTGCAAGAGGGGCCGGAAATAGATCAATAGGGCCATGGAGGTGTGGGCGATGGTAGAATGTTGTCGGTGCCCTTTCAAAGATGGGTGCGGGACACGAAACCACATGCCACTACACAGAAGGCCAACCGCCTTCCGTAAGACATTACGTCGTGGTCGCTAAAGACGATGCGTGATATTGGTGGCGAAGGCTGCACCACGCGCAAGTGGTACAGCCGGATGGCGAAGGCTGCAAAAGACGATGCATGatattgatggcgaaggctgcacCACGCGCAAGTGGTACAGCCGAAGCGCCCGCAAATTTGAGGCACATTTGTGTTATTCCGAAAACTGGTATATTTGCGTCAGACCGCTAGACAAGTGCCTGAACCTATTTTTCGACCGTGCTCATAAATACCGTTCTTCGAGATGCACGTACTCAGGGATAAACTTGAGGTGAAAACCCAGCGTTGCCAAGGTTCGCTTTATCTAATGCTGAATTAGAAATACCTAATTTTTTGGTACTTCAAGAGTAATACGAATGTTTGTCCTCCTCCGAGTATGAATTGTGTTCCTTGCACATGCCTTTCCCCATTTAAAATAGATATTGTTAACCGGATAAGGTTTTTCTGCCACAGCGGTCCAGATCTATGTCCTAGCGTGTGCCCAATTTGGCTGCCTTGTGGCCGGTTGCTCCTCAGCCCCGCACATAGAACGTACGATAAAGAACACATCGACTCAGGACTCTAGAAGGAACTCACTAATATAGAACTTGATTACATCGAAGGACCCCGTATTACAAAAAGAAATGAAAGAATGCGATATGCATACTAGTAGTACACCATTTACACCATGATGATCGCTTGCGACACACTGTCGGCCATGACGGGCCAAGCCATGCCATCCTCATCACTTGGACCTGAGACGGATCTTGCACTCTGCGGGGAGTCCCTCTGCGATGCGCTTGGGGTCAGTGCAGTAGTTGTAGATCATGAACTTCCTCTGGACCCAGCGCATGCGGCGGTAGCTCATGTCGCTGAGCTCCTGGTTCCACCAGCTGCTAGCTGTGCCGGAGGCGTCCATGGTGCCGGCGGGGCATCGCTGCGCGCCGCCGGACATGACGCATGCGTCGGCGCTGAATCCGCGGAAGGACGCGACGAAGGGTGCGTGGGACCAGTCCGTCTTGACGCGGCCGCCCTGCGTGGCCCAGTCGTCGGCGTTCCAGAGGCTGGCGTAGAGGCGCATGGGCTGGTTCTTGGGGAAGGACACCCCCCGCGCCTCGTGGTTCTTGAAGTCCCTGATCGGCGTGCCGTCCACCGCGAAGCTGCAGCACGAGGAAGGGGAAACATTTTCCGTCAGCGACAACTCAAACACCATGGGGCTCTGTCTCCCAAGAAGAAAAATGCAAAGATTGAAGAGGACTCACATGACGTGCTGCGGGTTCCATACGATGGAGTAGGTGTGGAAGGCCTTGGTGGGGTCGAACCAGAGCCTGAACTGCTGCTCCCGCTTGCCCTCCCCCTTGGCGAAGACGTTGGTGTGCAGCGTGTAGGGTTCGCCGGTGACGTTGCCCAGGAACTCGAAGTCGATCTCGTCGTGCGCCGACCCCTGGGACGACAGCTGCACGTACATCCAGAGAAAACAAGCATCAGCTTCACATTCAGCCACTCGACTCTGAAATGCACATTGAAATGTAATGGGGAATGAATGGAAGGTGACGTACGTAGAAGGTGGTGACAGTTCCGGCGGAGTTGCCGGGGACGAGCTTGATCTGCATGTCGATCTTGCCGAAGAGGTACTCGGCCTTGGACTGGAAGCCTGAGCCGGAGGTCCTGTCGAGGGTGAGGTCGAGCCCGCGGCCGCCGTCGACCACCTTGCCGCGGCCGTCGCCCCAGGTCATCTCGGCGTCCTGGAGGAAGTTGCCGGCCTGCGCCACCGCGGCCAGGCATGCCATTGCGGCGAGAACGCCGAGCGCGACTGCCGTCTTCATCGCGCAACGATCTTGCTCACGAGCTGATTTCTTGCTGCTCAGTGGAGTGGAGTGTGGGGAGCTGAGTGAGCTCGAGTGCTTGCTTGGAGGCGAGCTGGATGGATTGGGATGGTTGATGGATTGGGCACTGGGGGTTGGCCGTATTTATACGGGCGAGGGAGGTAGCGTGACAGGCTGGTGGTGGTAGAAGTAAGTGGCGTCCAACGGGCAAGTGCCGTGCCGGCTGGCTGGCTTGGCAGGCGCGTCGGGCGAAGTAAATGCGGCGCGGGGTGGATTTGGGTCTCGTCGCGCGACAGCTGGGCTGGAGGCACCCTGGATCCAGCCATGCCCTAGCGGCTAGCGCACGTACGTAGGCTACGCGCCGGGGAAGGACACGGGTGGGCCCGCGCGGTAGACTTTACTTGACCGCGTCCATCCCGGCAGCGGCATCCGGGAAAAGCGGGGCAAGTGGTAGATGCGACCGGGTAGATGGGGCGTGGGTTGGGAAGCGCGCAGCTTTTGCTGGCCACTCCTCGGGCACGGGCCGAGTGGGCAGCGGTATCGCTCAACTTTACAGTTCACCGACGGCTAGATCGGCAGCTCCGCCAGCTCGTGCGGCCTGCCTGCGCGATGCCCGATCTGATccggccgtggcatggcatgtgcGGGCAGGTCTGGGATGCGGGGAAGGTTCGCTCGGTTTCCCCATGGACGAAGGAACGACGCGGCAGCCTGGCCGACCTTCCGTCTAGGGTACTGTAAGAATGTTTTGCTTTGATCCATCGGCGGAGCACCAACGCGGCTGCCTGGCCCCTGGTGTTCGACCAAACCACGATCTGAATATCAAACTCGATGCAAGGTGTCTAGGGTTCTAGGTAAGGATTGTGAGAGAGGGGAGGGGATTCAAGGAGAGAGACGTCGATACAGGTTACACATTGCACACCTACTAGGTCACTCGCAGGTGGATGCTCAGTAACAACATTTCGTTTCTCGGGCACATGCTCTTCGACCAGCCTATGCATATCATCGGCTGGGCTTCCGACCTCTGTCACTCTGACGCGCTTGCGGTCCGTCCAGAGCGACACCACCGGCAGGATTGCATCTAGTCGAGGTAGAGGTAGGCTTGGCGGTACTAGCGTCATGGGTCGTACAAGAATCCATGGATGTGGTCTAACTAACTGACTTGCGAGAATACACTTTTCTGATGCCTCCTGTTTCTATTGGAGTTCACACCGTCAAATTGTTCATATCACACAATGTTTCCATTTTCGTATCTCTCTACTTCTCTTGTTTTATAGTGGTGATGAGAACTATGTTGATCACTCTTCGCGTTGGCGTATTACACACCTATAGATGAATATATATATGCGGTGCGCCGCCAAGTCAAACATATATATGTAGCATTCTAGCTCATGATTCAAAGCATTATTAGTTTACCAGCTACCAAAGGATCTCTATAACTTAGTTGCTTCTATTCATTGGAAATATTCATAGCTTGATTGGTTGAATGTGTACCACACTATTAATTGTATATTATACTCACAGAGTCTATTAATATAAGAGCATAAATTACATGGGCAGTTCATGCTTTAGAACTTTGTCGAGTAATATGTTTATACATATAAAGACTAAGCATTCAAGAATAATATTATCATACTTTTCTTGCAaaactagcacagtggccctcgCGAATGCTTTAGAACCTTGTCGAGTAATAGGTTCGCTCGGTTTCCCCATGGACGAAGGAACGACGCGGCAGGCTGGCCGACCTTCCGCCTAGGGCACTGTCAGAATGTTTGCTTCGCTACATGGGCGGAGAACCAACGCGGCTGCCTGACTTGCCCGGCGGCCGGCCTTCTGTGGCATTGCAGATTCCACACCTAGTTCATAGGACTTGCATGTATTTTTaggtcatcaattttatcaacataatacaaaatatatattatcaatttatatcattagaaagcttagatgttttactttctaatgatataatttttatattatACAATTGATATTATGTTGGTCAAATAGTCAACCTAGAGATATGTGCAAACCCTATGAaccaggacggagggagtactgtgGGTTAATCACGGTGAGTAAAAAAGGATTTTAGGACAGATGTCGTAACTCCATTCGACCCACTCGCTGTTGAATTAACTATGGGTTAATCACGAGACGATTTAAATTGTCCTATTTTATTAGTTTGTGCCGCATCTAACAGGCGAGGATTAACTATGGTCATTTCAAAACTAGAAGCGGTATTTATACCGAATTCTAGGATGATACTCCGTTTTTGGTTAGGAAAATACGCACTTGGTCACCAGTACCCATCTTTATTACTCCCTCGTACTCATTTTATGTTCAGCATAATTTTTCGTGCAAGTTAAAATGTGCGAATTTTGATAAAAAGCTATAGATAATAATACAAAGATCTACCATAATTATATAAAAATGTATTTCATAACAATTCTAAAATTATTTTTTTGTTATATATGTTTATATTTTATCAATATAGATGATTAAATTTTacgaagtttgactttgaccaaacCTTATATGCAACAAATTTTGAGCCGGATGGAGTAAAACATTGTACACTGGTTAGATATTCCGGTTGCAAATGTAATACGTTTAAGTTGCTATGAATGTAAGTTTCATGCGAGCTTTAACCGGTAATAAGTCGTTAGCATGGCTCCACTTATGCCAAAGATTATTGATGGTACAATTATCTAGCAACCCTAATAAATTCACTTGGAAACTCATAACCTCACGTGTTTTCACAGTTAAGTGTTCGTATGAAGACCTAATGAATGGACATAATATATTTTCTCAGAAATATCATTAGAAGTTTAAAATCCCATTAAAGATAAAGATATTTATGTGGTTACTCCACATAAAGTTCTACCAACAAAGGATAACTTGGCTAGGGGAAATTGGAATGGGTGCACAAAATGTTGCTTTTGTGATTCAGTGGAAAACCTTGAGCATTTGTTGCAATATGAATTTGGTCAAATTTGGTAGCGTGATCATcctaacctgcacaaaaatttctGTTATGACCACACTACGATCTCAATATCAAATTTGATACAAGGAGTCTAGGGTTCTAGGCAGGGATTGAGAGAGAGAAGGATGGGATTCAAGGAGATAGATGTCGATACAGGTTACACATTCCACAGCTAGGTCACTCGCAGGTGCATGCTCAGGAACATTTCACTTCCAGGCTAGATGCTCTTGGGCCAGCTTATGCATATTACGGGTTGGGCTTCCGACCTCTTTCATTCTGACGCGCTTGCGGCCCACCTAGAGCGACACCGCCGAATGATTTGGTTCTAGTTGAGGTAGCGGTAGGCTTGGCGGTAGTAGCGTTATGGGTCGTTAGATCCTACCTGGCTGTGGTATAACAAACTGACTTGCGAGAATACAATTTTCTGATGCCTCCTGTTTCTATTGGAGTTCGCAACTCCACATTGTTCATATAACTCAATGTTTCCATTTTGTATGTCTCTACTTCTCTTGTTTTATATTGGTGATGAGAAATGTGTAGTTCATTCTTCGCGTTGGCGTATTACACACCTAGAGATGAATATATATATGCGGTGCCCCATCAAGTCAAATATATGAAGCATTCTAGCTCATGATTCAAACCATTATTAGTTTACCAGCTGCCAAAGGATCTCTATAACTTAGTTCCTTCTATTTGTTGGAAAAAATCATAGCTTGGTTGGTTGAATGTACTACAACGTTAATTGTATATTCTACGCACTAAGTCTATTAATAGCAGATGATTTTCTATTGACACGACACGATTATTGATAGCGGCTTTTAAGCACATGTATATAAAAGTTGTGTGGTTTCGGCATTTAAAAATGTCAGGTAATTCTAtgtttcactagtggaaaacaggcctaatgtcgcgggtcatatgacccttttgtcgcgggcggcaagccgcgacaagggaggcgcgacaaaaggtcccccttttgtcgcgggtcgcttacgacccgcgacataaggtccaccacgtggcagccgcggggcgcgcaggggacaggctaccacccgcgacaaaaggccctctacgtggcgggcgcacaacgctgctgctttagggtttgagaggtgcagcaccccccccccccgccaccgaccgcctgttatttcatttttttcattcgaaaataaaagttggatatatttgtacgctactagaagtggtacacgttcattcattatatatatatatatatatagatcgatcaaacaaatattggaagcaaaagtcgattccccttacatgtatattccccttacatatatatatacatttagctcacgatcgacaagcggtaccaacgaccgtctatttggaggtagagcatctatttggactaaacaagccccaTTTGTTGTTtagtacttctctaaccaaaagtcccgccagttcctccgcaattcctagtaggtgttcctttggttggagtctgtcccgcatgtagtcgacctatatacgaaaatgagatgagtatgactatatcaatcttgataacgaaatattgacgataataaataaagttgtgagtgttattgcttacgttgaatttatTGTTGTTCTgcctctcagtggttaacatgcgaatggactcgcaaacgtagtatccacatagattcgtcccttatgGCTGCTgagggcacggtacaggagtaaatgttagcttctctgctCAGGTACTCTGCTTATGATGGTTCTTGAAAGCTgtccaagccctgccaggcaaaagaatgattgaatgagtggataattaattgatatctcacgaaagatatagcgcggcgatgaaggaaattacacttggagcaacttctgcaagtcgcggaacccgtccacgcctctactcagtgggtctcttacttcaactattcccttatcagctttaatgtctagtagaatccagtggaagctgcacatgttatgtatatacgtcaggaattacacttaacatcgagtaagaaaaattggatgtgcataaaagatcattaagactctcactcgtagttgtaaggaaacaatattgaatcacagaaatattgctcccccaaaaaccttagtaggtttccccccgtctcTTCGCGGTTATGCTTTACCGTTtgaacatgtattttatctgggtccataaacccaatattgataatattattacttttgcattcactgatcttcagtctgcataatagagaacacataagatataatgagtatatgcaatgagaacgaacatgaactgaatgaaaatgaacttctatgtagttaacaacttacaagcaatagcaactcatgagagatttgtcgagggcttctaaattgaataactgccagagttcattcatctcaatatggatctcctcctttcggtagtaatattcccatggtatagtCACCACGATGAaccttatgttctccttgcatgcatcaaggtaccactgatgcaaattccgcatatgtgttggcagtttatgcagctgctctgtgctaaccaagtcggccccgtagacaaatttaggagctatatcagcagtgggtagtgcagcatctgctgcagacagcaattcctccacggtaacgtCACAGGCAGCCGCTAgctttgcagcttcttccatatcgaaaccaccctgttcctggtacagcttgggaacattaaacactttgagtgctgggatcgattgtttgggctgatctccgaggaggggaagttcctttcttttttttccttttgtcgtttgcttggccttgaggggtgcagttgttgatgatttgctcgtggtaGCAATATCCTTCTTCTTAGCCTTGTCATCCTTCTTCTTAGCATTTTCAttctccctcttgtcatcaattaccctcgcaaggtggcgtgtatagtcatccttcttctcgtgtaagtcatattgcgatggtgtgttcagaaaagaaGTAGCATATGCTATTTGCTTCtcggtgtatggctctggcgctggaggttttggcttatggaaatgatcatagttgtgtttcgcaatggccgcattttcctcgacagtaagatcccaaggacgggggggaggaacctttggtacttttgggaggggcgacatcttgcggataggactcttgaaacgcttccggtagggtgcattccgagtcttagtgggcggaggcggcggcgctggagatggagatggactacagatatcgtggtcgacgtcgtacccatggggtgatggtggcgacatgtgatcagtagacGGGTTTTTGCGAGGGGGGGAGGGGGTCGGTGTCGGTTGTTTGGCGCCACTAGGGTTTTTGCGAGGGGGGAGGGGTGGAGGAGTCGTCTACTAGGGTTTGGCGTCGGTTCCGAAAGTTACGAAACTGAATATCTTAAAACTAATTACTAAACAAAAACATAAACTAATTAACTAAATTATATAAAAAAATTCAATTCTAAAACAAAATACCCAACTAATTAACTATATATACTAAAATACCTAACTAATTAATTAACCAACTACAAATACCTAACTAATTAAACTTAACTATATATATAATAAAATACCTAACTAATTAACTAAGTAGAAATACTAATAACTAGTTACATAAAAAATACCTAACTAATTAACTAAGTAGCAAAAATTAAACTAATAACTAGTTACataaaaaactaaaaaataaaGGGCCGGCGTGTCGGCTACCTTCTCGTGGCGGCGCCCGCAGAGGGAGGCTGCCGAGGGAGATGGCGCGGGCAGAGGccagcgtgcggcggcgcggcagaggccgatgcggcggcgcggcggagcgCGCGGCAGATCGAGGCCGGCGGCGCGGCGGAGCGGCAGAGGCCGGCGGCGCGGCAGAGGCCGATGGGGAaggtggctgcggcggcggccgAGGCGCAGAGGTGGCGGGGCAGCgccggaggagctcgaggcggcgacggcggcggcggcggaaattTTGGCAGCCCGGCGGCGCAAAAATCCTAAGTGAATGGCCTCGGGTGTCGCGGTGGGAGCTCCGCCCGCGGCGGTAGGTATTTATacctaccccttttgtcgcggagtggtggcacgacccgcgataaaaggcccccttttatcgcggccttttatcgcgggtcgtgccaccacccgacataaaagggggggccttttatcgcgggccatggctcgacccgcgacaaaagggggtaggagctgatccgtggcacagcccatccaacggctctggccgtttgaatccaacggcctagagCCGTTGGATGGGTTGTGCCACGGATCAGCTCATCTCCCCCTCTTCAccccttttcttttttctattttaaattaataaaactattatttcaataacttttgaatggtaactcaaatacaaatgttttatatatgaatattgatcagaaaaagctaatgaacatgaatatgccatccatatacctatttgcatctcgcatcatatgaaacggatagtcgtgtatgtttcacccctgtgcaccgccgccgtgccactcgtgtcgcgtccccgtgccatgtgtcgccaccgcttccacgtgcctcgccccgccgacgccggcgtgcgacgtgtagccaccgcttacacgtgccatgccccacgtgcgctatatagagcgacgagtgcgggcgcaaccacacgtcgccggcacccctctccctctccgctcattcatctccgggatgcctccatgtcgtcgaggggcgtccggtttccgtggcgttcgagtgcgtccgagcggtaggttcaccgccgagatacgcgccggtggcttccgcctcaccctcggcacgtacaacacgccggagctagcggcgcgcgcttgcgacgcggcggcgtggcgctttcggcggccagggcacaacttgaacttcccggatgttgaatcgctagaatgcgggaatgcgggaagaaaataggcgggaacgaagtggcgcgcgaaactttcatcccgggtggaggctcaaaccgggacaaaagactgggggaggcttatctacgAGGGCTTTATCAGAGGGGATGATGtgcgggtaaccttttgtcacggttggtggctgcaaccgggactaaagctgtcggcaggataaggatgtgtcggtaaccttttgtcacggttggtggctgcaaccgggactaaagctgtgttatcaccagattttggtcaaatcaggaggtgggccgttagagagatgggcttggaagattacacgtggaagatctctgaagcggccttgcacggagaatttgggctagtttgcccgtgtatctttaattatagtagattgtatcgtagattaaaagttagagtttgtctcgtacacggtggggatattcccgcgttagaaagtcccctggactataaatatgtatctagggtttatggaataaacaacaactcacgttcaacccaaacaaaccaatctcggcgcatcgccaactccttcgtctcgagggtttctatcaggtaagcgacatgctgcctagatcgcatcttgcgatctaggcagcacaagctccacgttgttcatgcgttgctcgtactgaagcgtctttgatggcgagcaacgtagttatcatagatgtgttagggttagcatagttcttcgtataacatgcttacgtagtgcaacccttgcatatctagccgccctcacacctatcttaggtgtgggggcggcaccccgcttgatcattatttggtagatctgatccgttacgattgctccttgttctacaaggattagtttaatatctgcaatagttaggccttacaaagggggggaggatccagcggcgcgtagggtgtcgttcgcaagtcctaaacaggatgttccgaggatcaacttcatgttggtttttaggccttgtttaggatcggcttacgatcaccgtgcgtggctgcgaggcccaacctggagtaggatgatccgattatgcggtgaaaaccctaaatcgtcgtagatctcattagctttatcttgatcaagtaggatcaccatatattcgtgcaccccgtacgaatcatgggtggatcggctctttgagccgattcacaggataacctgagagccgatcgaggctcgtatttaatgtttacgtgtatgccatgcaggaaattaagcgaggcatccccatcaccttcctgaccaggtataggtcaggtggcacgcccttgcacttcgcatcggacgtgtgaccgtaagagcattgcgggccgtcgctcggaggggtctcggccagccgcagctctaggctcttcccggctctaccgtgttgaccgtcgctgcccgccggtgggttttggcagtcaacacattacggcacgccggtgggacaatcgtctacatcaaccacatcgccatctacatctgagatggcggacggcacgccagtcacctacgaggagctgcctgacgagctcaagaagagatatgacgagatcaaggtcaccctcgaagccgacctcatcggctcttttcagagaacccgttcccatggcatcaaatggaagggattctcaccgcaaggtgcactcgatgggatagacctctctgccccgtcggaggaacgcaccaggggcctgcggcaggagatcaactacttggtggctcactcgctacaccgccactccgaaaacctggtcaacgtgttggagcgtgtcgctgcgCGTGAtccggagatcatgagccaccggtactcgccgtcgggaccagctctcgggacgcatcaaggggagttgccactccggtccgtccaccgctgccatatgcgttggcagcactaggtgaagtgccggctacaccggcattcgtcgtctacaagatcggtggtgaccctagtgactaccggttcttggtcgaggcgcctaaggagatccctcaaggatacgcgtgcacgtatgtgccggattgtggcgaccgggcactctcaaaccaggccacaacatcggggactccggcgaaaacaggaggaacgtcggcgacgagcttgagaagcgtacgtggctaactaagtacgccaccccgacgaaactccgagcccagctcctgcagttggctcagagctggaaaagcaaacatggctggctaagtacgccaccccggcgaatcttcgtagtgcaactcctgcagcccagcacagcggatcagatcagtaccataccgagagaccagttcggcatggtgccgaaagaaggacaatcggctattccaagccgtacccgacgagtacgagatgatcccgctgccacctaaatatcggctccctgacttctccaaattcagtggatcagatggctccagctccatcgagcacgtcggccgatatttggcacaactaggaccggcttctgtcggatcagctacgcgtgaggctcttttcacagtccctcacgggatcggctttcggatggtacacctctttgccggcaaactccatccggtcttggaagcaattggaagaacagttccatatgcaataccattcgaagcttccgagtctagcattgccgatctagcacaactacgtcgaagcgcggagaaacggtgacgagtatatccagcgcttcaggaatcttaggaaccgatgtt
It includes:
- the LOC127312422 gene encoding probable xyloglucan endotransglucosylase/hydrolase protein 23 codes for the protein MKTAVALGVLAAMACLAAVAQAGNFLQDAEMTWGDGRGKVVDGGRGLDLTLDRTSGSGFQSKAEYLFGKIDMQIKLVPGNSAGTVTTFYLSSQGSAHDEIDFEFLGNVTGEPYTLHTNVFAKGEGKREQQFRLWFDPTKAFHTYSIVWNPQHVIFAVDGTPIRDFKNHEARGVSFPKNQPMRLYASLWNADDWATQGGRVKTDWSHAPFVASFRGFSADACVMSGGAQRCPAGTMDASGTASSWWNQELSDMSYRRMRWVQRKFMIYNYCTDPKRIAEGLPAECKIRLRSK